A region from the Etheostoma spectabile isolate EspeVRDwgs_2016 chromosome 9, UIUC_Espe_1.0, whole genome shotgun sequence genome encodes:
- the LOC116696001 gene encoding uncharacterized protein LOC116696001 has translation MENVNVLNHLQDHNYSRKRIISARQAEIVRKAAAQRPRCSVDQVPDVKRKRQHSATAAELPRKRKRTSVARPSKPSAVNPAAEEPEVLDWDASPQASTSAADIPELLNLVAKPRTPPADLPVPSTAPLPHDSPLKIHNRSVEEYQQIYHEVVDNMLKYKSGRMRPYSLALGRRIKQKLWERLDRPTFTESVAGDSLVHVGVSYGVGVHPPLYDVDITGEPSPQPLPKIRA, from the exons atggaaaat GTCAATGTGCTAAACCACCTGCAAGAccataactacagcagaaaAAGGATCATTTCTGCACGCCAGGCAGAGATTGTAAGGAAGGCTGCAGCACAGCGTCCACGCTGCAGTGTTGACCAG GTGCCCGATGTAAAGAGAAAGCGCCAGCACTCTGCTACTGCTGCAGAACTTCCCCGGAAGAGGAAGCGGACCTCTGTGGCTCGTCCTTCCAAACCTTCTGCTGTGAATCCAGCTGCTGAAGAGCCAGAGGTGTTGGACTGGGATGCCAGTCCTCAGGCTTCCACCTCAGCTGCTGACATTCCAGAGTTACTGAATTTGGTCGCAAAGCCTCGGACCCCCCCTGCTGACCTTCCAGTTCCTTCCACTGCTCCGCTGCCCCACGACAGCCCTCTGAAAATACACAACCGCTCAGTAGAAGAGTACCAGCAGATCTACCATGAAGTTGTAGATAATATGCTGAA GTACAAGAGTGGCAGGATGCGTCCGTACAGTTTAGCGCTGGGACGTCGCATCAAGCAGAAGCTGTGGGAAAGGCTGGATCGTCCCACATTCACAGAATCAGTGGCTGGAGACAGCCTGGTGCATGTGGGCGTCTCATACGGGGTCGGGGTCCATCCTCCACTTTATGATGTGGATATCACGGGAGAACCTAGTCCCCAACCGCTCCCAAAGATTAGAGCCTAG